A genomic stretch from Argiope bruennichi chromosome 2, qqArgBrue1.1, whole genome shotgun sequence includes:
- the LOC129962316 gene encoding uncharacterized protein LOC129962316 produces the protein MQINKSHMGEQQVRAFALSTIENKYPRDTWLHVNIDGSMLNDEDGAGVGVACDLFSYYAPIGAHSTHYDVKIEAIYIALKQLAIRPSSFCRAVISSDSLSALQSLANRQCTDNTRIKECRELSTSMSVPFQWIPAHYGNPENEATDFFAKKGPRVVQRPLKSLSFHSVKLLIKRK, from the coding sequence ATGCAGATTAATAAGAGTCATATGGGCGAACAACAGGTTCGTGCCTTTGCTCTATCtaccattgaaaataaatatcctagAGACACTTGGTTGCATGTCAACATAGATGGATCAATGCTTAACGATGAAGACGGAGCGGGAGTCGGTGTGGCTTGTGATCTTTTTTCATACTATGCACCAATAGGAGCTCATTCCACCCATTACGATGTCAAAATCGAGGCTATTTATATCGCATTAAAGCAACTAGCTATCCGCCCCTCGTCATTTTGCAGAGCGGTTATTTCGTCAGACTCCCTGTCTGCTCTTCAATCTCTTGCAAATAGACAATGCACAGATAATACCCGTATAAAGGAGTGCAGAGAACTCTCAACGTCAATGTCTGTTCCTTTCCAATGGATCCCAGCTCACTACGGGAATCCTGAGAACGAAGCTACCGACTTTTTCGCCAAAAAGGGGCCAAGAGTCGTCCAGAGACCTTTGAAAAgcctttcatttcattcagtcaaactcctgataaaaagaaaataa